gtctGATGttgagtccaatcaaagctactgtagatataacattATTTGACATACTTTTatatgtggccaatgaccttgagccatCTTGGattggcacttctaatgtaactctatggcagcacccaatggGGCTTGAATTTCAggctctacccttagatttggaggtgacgtagtgtcctcatgagtgacagaacactgagccaatcacggcacaactagagaacattacccaaTCACGGCGCagctagagaacattaccaacgcctacgctccgtattttctgctggctgcccgaccaccacagaaagcactgagctaggctgaaacacctgcattttggagctgccttactcaagaaaacaaaaaagagaccatgtttgtatgcggcctTATTAACTCaatgttttacattgtttgcaaactgaaatGTGACGCGTATTCATGCGTGtcacacctgccctgaatgatagGTCGCCACTGACAATAACCTAATacacaaggtcaaatatacagtggagttgcttactaagacaacattgaatattcctgagtggccaatTTACAGTAGACTTAAATCGgctttaaaatctatggcaagacttgaaaatggctgtctagcaatgatcaacaaccatctTGACAAAGCTCgaagaattttttaaataataatgtgcaaatattgtacaatccaggtgtgcaaagctcttagagacttaccccgtaagactcacagctgtagttgccaaaagtgattctaactcaggggtgtgaacacttatgtaaattagatatttctgtattccattttcaatatatttgcaaacatttctaaaaacatgttttcactttgtcgttattgggtattgtgtgtagatgggtgagaaataaCATtttatcaattttgaattcaggctgtaacacaacaaaatgtggaataagtcaaggggtatgaatactttctgaaggcactgtatatactatTGAAAAGTCATTCACAATTTACTCAGCAGACCATATTATCCTCAGACATATATTCTGTAAAATAAATCATAGATTTTTGTCTGCTGGGGCCACCTCTAGGAAGAGCTGCAGGAACACAGTGACTTTCTCCAACAGTCCAGGGCACAGTTTGAAGTGGATGAAGGGCACATAAAACAAAACACCACTAAAGATAAACAAGGTGACATAGAGGTACTCTATCGCGGGGTTGTCAATTATAGGTGCCAGCACAAGGAAAATTGCTGCGATGATGACCAAGATGGGGATTACAATGGGAACCTGGTtgaacaaacaaaaacaatgGTACAAGAGGTGTGGGCAGCAGATGGGACCATTTGGGTAATTCAATTGTTAAAAACCAATGTCTTGTTCAAATAGACTCAGACCTTTATAAATAAAAGTAGAAATTAGATATCCTATGAGACTCACCCTATATGGCCTGGGAAGTTCAGGTTTCTTGATCTTGAGGTAGAGGAGCCCAGACAGAGTGATTGCATAGAAGAACCAGGCAGTGAAACTGGCAATATCAATGGAGAGTGATGtaagataaataaagcaataacAAAGTTTATGTATTGAGCAATTTTAAAGTCAGCATAAACTACCTGAAGAAGTTGACAATGCTCTGAAAGTCACCAGGGATGAGAACCAAGAGTGAGATAGCCGTGGTGAAGATCAGGGCCGGAGAGGGGGTCAGTCGATTCACATGGGCCATGGACAGAATATCAGGCTGGGGTAGGAAAAAAACACAAATGTTGACGTAAAAAAACTGCCACTTACATCAGAAAAAAAAGGTTTTGTTAAAATTGTCTGTCTCTTGAATGTGTTTCTCACCATGTGTCCCTCTCTTGCAGCCACAAAGCACACCCGGCCGCCACTAAAGAATGTTCCATTCAGGGAGCCGAAAGCAGACAAAGCGGCTGCGATAGACATCACCCATCCCCAGCTCCCAAGCACCTTATTCCTGTTGATGACAACAAGGTAATTTGTCAGCTCACCACAAATGTAAagaaatgagagagaggtgtgtggatGGAGTCAAGCTCTCTCACCCCCAGGTGACAGCCACTGCATTCGACGACATCAGTTCTCTTGGCGTCATGGCAGCCAGGTAGCTCACATTgactagtagatacagtatggttACCATGGGGATGGCAATTATAACTGCCCTGGGCAGATTTACCTGAGAGGGTGCAAGGTGGAGAAAGATAGTTTAAGTCCTTAGGATCATGTAAGGAAATACATTACTTATTACAGTGTATTCTTACCTCAGGTCTTTTCAACTCTTCTGTCACATAGTTCAAGTTGTACCAGCCAGCGAAGGACCAGAGGCCTTGGTAAAAAGCCATCACTATGGAGCTCAAACCCAAGTTTGTACCATCAAAACCATTTTGTTGTACAGCAACATTGCCCTGTGCAATTATCACTATCCCTCCAATTACTATAACCGTCAATGCAAATAGCTTAGCCACCAAGAAGACCACCTGAATTCTCATGGCTAAACGTACATTCAAAATGTTTGCCATGGCTACAACCATGATGGCTGCAACAGCAGCACACTTCACTATTAGCTGAGGAGGAGAACAGTCTTGGTAGAAAGGTGCCACAGCATATTCTGCAAAACTGAGGGATATTGCTGCAATGCTCGCTGGTTTCACCACTAGTAGGAAGGTAAAGGCCACAAAGAAGGCAGGAAACTGTCCATAGATTCGAAGAATGTAGATAAAGTCCCCTCCTGATTCTTTAATAATGGTTCCTAGCTCAGCATATGAGAGTGCCCCCAGCATGACTACAAGGCCAGACAATGCCCAAATTATCAGGCTTGCCCCTGGACTTCCAATGTAGGACAGCACAAACTGAGGGGACATGAATATCCCCGATCCAATCATGGTTCCTGCTACCAATGACACAGCACTGACTAAACCCAACTCGCGCTTCAGTTgaatcctctctgtttctgtttctgccaTGGCCAGACCCCAAATGTATTCAAACAACAGGAGAAACTGTTGTCAACGATAGATAGGTCCTCTCTTCTTTTAGTCAAGAACAATTATGACAAAGACCTGGCTAATCTTTGATGCTGAGTGTAAAGTCCTTAGTTAATATTAACTTCTCAGGTTGAATAAAGTATGTTGTTGTGTCATCTTTGTTTATAGCTCCAGAATGGTTCCCATAAagattcaaccccccccccccccccccccccccctaggagAGTGAGAAAAGGGGATGCTATGTCATCGTACAGTTAGACTATTCCTTTAAATGTTTATGGATGGCGTAGAAATTCCTTCTCTTTCCTTGACGGTTGGAAAAATCAAGGCCAAGGTTGACCTCTCTCCCCATTGTTATATGTGTTGGTGCTAAAGCCACCTGAAATTGCTGTCAGAAGCCATGTGAATATAGAAATTACAGCTGAGTGTAGACTTGCCCCCTAGCTGATGATGTTGGTCTGCAGACATACTATATGTTACACTGTCTTTCCATCTGGATCAGTCTATCAAATGCAATCTAGAGAAGGGCACACAGTATCGCTGTCTGTGGGATTGTTCAAATATCAAAGCATTTTGTCAGGATGCGATAAAGTATACTTTTTGTCAGGTATTGGTGCAGTTGATTTTCCTGCATATTCTATACTCAGTATTTTTGGTTTGTTTCATGTGGCCTGTAACCTCAGTAGTACAACAAATGAAATGGTCTATTTTTCCTACTCCAGGTAAAACATACAATTATAGCACTCTAGAAAAATCCAGACAAAACAATATCAAAATGTTTAATTGTTCCTTACCTCAGGCCGTTTTAGTTCTTCTGTGACATAATTCAAAGTGTTCCAGCCATCATAGGACCACAGGCCCTGATAAAGAGAAATCCCAATGGAACTGATTTCCACATTGGTCCCTTTAAAGGAATCCTCAAAGTTGTCAGTGTTCCCCTTGAAAAGCAGCACCACACCTCCAATAATTATCACTCCCAAGGCCACCAGCTTGATCACCATGGAAAATACCTGGATGAACATAGCCAGACGTACATTCATACTGTTCACAATTGCTAAcaccaaaatccctgctgcagctaCACACTTGACCAACAGCTCTGGAGGGGTACAGTCATGGTAGAAAGGAGCCACTGCATATTCAGCAAAGCTCAGTGCTATCCCTGTTGCACTGGCAGGTCTCATCACAATGACGAAGCTAAAGACAAACATGAAGGCAACTACTTGGCCAAATATCCGCAGAATATATATGTACTCTGCCCCAGATTCAGAAATGACAGTGCCCAGTTCAGCATAGCAGAGGGAACCCAACGTGGCCAGCAGACCACAGGCTGCCCAGATCACCAGGCTGGCTCCTGGGCTTCCTATGTTGACCAGCACAGACTGAGGGGACATAAAAATTCCAGATCCCATCATGGTCCCGGCAATGAATGAGATAGCACCAATAAGTCCCACTTCACGCTTCAAGCTGAGTTTCTGTGTTTTAGCTGCCATCCTGAGACTTGGTAGTAGATCTATTCTCAACAGATATGTTTTACCAACAACAAGGTCCAAACTGGGGAGAGGCATAAATGTTTTGTCCGTATCGGACAAGGCACACCTACTATTACATCGGTTAACTATTACTAGACTGGCGCTGAGTTGAATCAGGGCTGTCGGCTTTAATCTACTAGGAAACTTTAATCTACTAAAGAAGAAAGAAACATACCAGGAATATATATACCCATATACTATAATTTCAAACATTCTGGAACAGTAGTAATACCTCAAATAGCTCAGAGGAAGGGTGGTTCACTAAAATGTATgatgtttcactttgtcatcaaTCGAGTTGGTCCTAAATCGTCAATAGGAATATCACTTTTTATGTGTTAGGGACACAGTTAAAGTAGGGCATGTTATGCTTCCCTGTGCCTTGGAGTAAAGCATGCTGCATTATTGAAAATATAGTAGATACCAAAAAGATGCAGGCACAGCATACCTAAACCACTTGTAGTGTTCCTTTGAAATCACCCTGTATGAGATATAATGAAATTACAGTATGTACTTTAAATCAGTACTAACATAACTTAAATGTGCAGTTTCTGTAGGCTAATGTAAATGTGACAGCTCTATAATGTGTGACAGttctgttctttttttttttacctcaggATGTTTCAGCTCTTCTGTCACAATTTAAGTTGTTCCATCCATTGTAGGACCACAGCCCCTTATAGAAAACAATACCTATTGGATTGATGCCTGGTCCCTTTAAAATAATCCTCAAAGCTTTTGATGAGCAATACCACTCCTCCAATAATTGATTACTGACAGTGCCAGCACAGTGCCAACATGAAGAACACTTGcattcctaggttcctgcctttctagggaatgTTGCCTAGTCACcgggcttctacatctgcattgcttgccttttggggttttaggctgggtttcagtataagcactttgtgacatctgctgtataatgggctttataaatacatttgattttatttgatattcaACAAAACTCAGTGAGATCCCTGCCCCACTGGCAAGCCTCACAAATATGATTGAGCTGAAAATTAACAAATGTGCCCTTACCAGTCATTTGTTACCATAGACCAACAAGATATCTGTAGAGAAAAGCTTTAACTTCTGTGTCCAAGTATTTTATAACCACATTTCAGTGTCAATGGGTTGTTACAGATTAGATAGGgactcttttttttctttttttcttttgcaCCAATGTCTGCACCAATgactactttgtgtgtgtgtgtgtgtgtgtgtgtgtgtgtgtgtgtgtgtgtgtgtgtgtgtgtgtgtgtgtgtgtgtgtgtgtgtgtgtgtgtgtgtgtgtgtgtgtgtgtgtgtgtgtgtgtgtgtgtgtgtgtgtgtgtgtgtgtgtgtgtgtgtgtgtgattgaccaCCTGATTATCTGGTACACCCATTGCACATGATTAACTGTTTTTACAAATTGTTTCAATATTATATACTGTACTACTCAAATGAGTTATATCACCcaagatcatcaactagattcagccatgggcccaaacagatatataaaaataaaaccaTGCTTACATTGGTAAAAAACTACTTCTCTCTGTTTTGCGTTggatactttggaacagatttccaaaataaaataacttggagctgattttctggtgtttttagtTATGTCcaaacttgggggggggggggggggggggggggggcatataaAATCACCCACGGGCCAAATCCGGCTTGTGGGCTgcaagttggggaaccctgccctAGATGTAATGAAGGGAATATCATTATACTGTGTTCAGGACTGAAAAGCTGTTAGACAGGAGAGGCTATATGGACATGCCTGGTGCCCAAATTGATGATGCTTATTGCGCAGCAACAGTCGAGTGGAGACGAATGGATTCGGTTCGGTTCAGTTCAGTTTAGTCAGTCGCCCTGATGAGCCCTTCCCAGATATCTAGTTTGCCTTAGTTTTTTTACGCTGCTCTCAGATGCAGAGTATCCCACGTTTTGTGAGCATGGAGAGGCCAGAGACAATCAGACTAGTAAATTGGGCCAAGGAACAGAAGTTGGGTATTGGAGAAAAGACATCGGTGCATGTTCTGCAAACAATATTGTGCGGATCAAGGCGCGGCATGAGCGTAGTGAAAGGATAGACGTGGTTATGGACAGCAAGGAAGAAGGAGAAGAGCCAAATGCAGAGGGAAGATGTGTGTTGAGGAAGAATGGCGCCAAGTACAAACCGTACCCGTacccagtcttgaaggagttcccacatatgctgagcacttgttggctgcttttccttcactctgtggtccaactcatcccaaaccatctcaattgggttgaggtcaggtgattgtggaggccaggtcatttgatgcagcactccattactatccttggtcaaatagcccttacacagatagtccaactaagcgcaaaccagatgggatggggtatcgctgcagaatgctgtggtagccatgctggttaagtgtgccttgaattctaaataaatcacagacagtgtcaccagcaaagcacccccacaacatgacaccTTCTCctacatgcttcacggtaggaaccacacatccgttcacctactctgcatctcacaaagacacggcgcttggaaccaaaaatctcaaatttggactcatcagaccaaaggacagatttccactggtctaatgtctgttgctcgtgtttcttggcccatgcaagactcttcttcttattggtgtcccttagtagtggtttctttgcagcaattcaaccatgaatgcctgatacacacggtctcctctgaacagttgatgttgagatgtgtattttacttgaactctgtgaagcatttatttgggctccaatttctgaggctgatagttctaatgaacttgtcctctgcagcagagggaactctgcagcagagggaactcggtattcctttcctgtggcggtcctcatgagagccaatttcattatagcgcttgatggttttttgcgactgcacttgaggaaactttcaaagttcttgaaattttccgaattgactgaccttcatgtcttaacgtaatgatggactgttgtttctctttgcttatttgagctgttcttgccataatatggacttggtcatttctgaaatagggctatcttctgtataccacccctaccttgaatCGGGCCAGAggctagtatgggtattcgaacacagctaatgagtatacaaaacattaagaacacatcaaattgtatttgtcacatgcaccgaatacaacaggtgtagaagaccttacagtgaaatgcttacttttaaccaacaatgaagttttaagaaaatacctaaaaataagaataacaaataattaaagagcagcagtaaaataacaatagcggggctatatacagggggtaccagtacagagtcaatgtgcgggggcaccggtgtcaaggtaattgaggtaatatgtacctacatgtaggtagagttattaaagtgactatgcatagataacaacagagagtagcagcagcgtagaagaggggagggggcaatgcaaatagtctgggtagccatctgattagatattcaggagtcttttggcttgggggtagaagctgtttagaagcctcttagacttggtgctccggtaccgcttgccgtgcggtagcagagaaaacagtctatgattagggtggctggagtctttgacaatttttagggcctccctctgacaccgcttggtattgaggtcctggatggcaggaagcttggccccagtgatgtactgggccgtacgcactaccctctgtagtgccttgcggtcggagtctgagcagttgccataccaggcagtgatggaaCCAGtccggatgctctcgatggtgcagctgtaaagccttttgaggatctgaggacccatgccaaatcttttcagtctcctgagggggaataggttttgtcgtgccctcttcacgactgtcttggtgtgcttggatcatgatagtttgttggtgttgtggacgccaaggaacttgacgctctcaacctgctctgCTACAGCACCGTCGATAAGAATGGAGGCGTGCTCAGTCCcccttttcctgtcgtccacaatcatctcatttgtcttgatcacgttgagggagaggttgtagtccttccaccacacggtcaggtctgtGACCTCGTCCCTATTGGCTGCTCTTTCAATGAGATAGactatccaggtgaaagctattatccctCATTGATGTTAAATCTActacaatcagtgtagatgaaggcgaggagacaggttaaagaaagatttttaagccttgagacaattaagacatggattgtgtatgtgtaccattcagagggtgaatgggcaagacaaaaatgtaagtgtctttgaacggggtatgggagtaggtgccaagcgcattggtttgtgtcaagaaatgcaatgctgctggatttttccaagctcaATAGTTTCCagtgtgtttcaagaatggttcaccatccaaaggacatccagccaacttgacacaactgcattggtgtcaacatgggtcagcatccctgtggaacgcattCGACACCTTGTACAGTATAGTCCATttcctgatgaattgaggctgttctgagggcaaaaagggtgtgcaactcaatattaaatATCAAATTCAAACATGATTAAGAGTGTTGGGAAATGTCACACTCTTCGCAAGATGTTCAATGTATGGTTTCCAGATtttatcaattttttttttttttgctgaattcTTTTTAAACACAAAATCTAATGGAATGTAACTACAAAGTTCAGCCCTCCAGTTCGTTATTGACAGTTAGTATGATGCTTTCCAATTGATAGCTATACCTTTTTTTTCAGCAATTTGACCTAAGTTACAAAACTATCAATGTATATATTTCCCAACTGGACGTATTTGTGGAGATTAATGTATATAAATTCCTAGACACAATGATGTGATTGCACAGACATAATCCCAAAGTGATGTCGGTTtgtcacaggaccacagcataaTAATAGGGTTCCTTAAAACAAATTGCATCTGCAACAGATATTACATTTCTGGGTGCATTACATGTATTCTGGCAGGAGTGTAGTACGTCCTATGGATTATCTTGAATTGCAATAATTTATGTGTAAGGTTGTAGGAGCAAACAGGAAGATTTTCACATATCTGTGATAAATAGTTCTCATCAATTTCTTCTTTGAGATCTGTTTTCTGAGCTATCAGGTAGAAATGCATTTAACCCTTATTCTGACAATCAACTTCTGTGGCGTTGCAGCTTCTTTCAGTATTTTTTTTAATGCCTGATGCTTTAGGTCCATCCAGATTCTTTTGAAGCGATTGACTCATATTTCTTAGTTGTCCGAATTTAAAGAAATTGAATGACAGTAGAGAGCCATTATAATACATATGCTCAAAATTCATGATGCCACTTTGGAACCAGGACTTAAAGGTATTGCCATTAAATGCTGGAGctaaggttgtgttgttccaaataTGGGTGCCTGGTGATATTGGTTTCTTCCATTTCATGAATTTATGCCCCTTTTCCCAAATATGAATTGAAATCATTGGATTGTCAGTTTTTTCTTTAATGCCTTGGACCCAAAGTCGTGAATATATTTTAAATCATAGGGTATTACATGTATGGCTTCAATACTCCTCCAAGCACAAAGATAGTCTGCTGTCCATTGTTTAAATGAGCACAGTTGTGCGGCCCAGTAACGCATTTTCATATGAGGTAGGTGTAAAACATTCAATTTGACTCTTGACGTCTTTCCATTCCAAATAAAGTTGGAGAGTTAGCCATTTTATTTTCTTAAATAAATTGGATGGAATTGAAATGGGTAAAGCTTGGAATAAATACATCAACCTTGTTAATATATTAATTTTTATTAAGTTGGCCCTACCTAagatagaaatagggagagttctccaTCTCTGAACATTGGATTCAATCTTAtccaatactgaacaaaaatataaatgcaaagcTCTAatctggatttcacatgactgggcaggggcacagccatgggtaggcctgggagggcataggcccacccactggggaaccaGGACCAGCCAATCAAAAAGTGTTTTTTGCCAGAAAAAtcgctttattacagacagaaatactcctcagtttcatcagttttctgggtggttggtctcagacgatccggcaggtgaagaagccggatgtggaggtcctgggctggcgtggtccgcggttgtgaggccggtacgacgttggaggcggcttatggtagagaaatgaacattaaattctctggcaacagctctggtggacatttctgcagtcagcatgccaattgcacactccctcaaaacttgagacatctgtggcattgtcttGTGTGGCAAAACCGCACATTTTAgactggccttttattgtccccagcacaaggtgcacatgtgtaatgatcatgctgttgaatcagcttcttgatatgccacacctgtcaggtggatggattatcttgacaaaggagaaatgctcactaacagggatgtaaacaaatttgtgcacaaaattggacatttctggaatcttttatttcagctcatgaaacatgggaccaacactttacattttgcatttatatttttgttcagtaatatgttgcatttttaaatgtttgctaAGATGATGTATGTATAAATTGTACATGCTGAAACAGTCATTAGTTTTGGGCTAGACTATGCTCTGTAAATGTCTCCCCTTTTTAAAAAGTTTAGCACTCGTCAACCTCGGATGTGTATTAAGTATGCATGTAAAGTGGACTGAGTGCTGAAAACCTAAACGTATAAAACTAAATTGACCAGGAGAGATAGACGTCAAACAGAATTGAATGGCAAGAATCATCACAGATACCCTTGTAAGGTGTTGTGTAATATGTTTATTGTTGAATATGTAATATAGTGAAACAACATGTTTTATATATGCTTCAAATTACAGATTTAAGGGCATTGAAGTAGTAAACAATGGCATAAAAAGGCAAAAAG
The sequence above is a segment of the Salvelinus fontinalis isolate EN_2023a chromosome 15, ASM2944872v1, whole genome shotgun sequence genome. Coding sequences within it:
- the LOC129811826 gene encoding b(0,+)-type amino acid transporter 1-like isoform X1 translates to MPLPSLDLVVGKTYLLRIDLLPSLRMAAKTQKLSLKREVGLIGAISFIAGTMMGSGIFMSPQSVLVNIGSPGASLVIWAACGLLATLGSLCYAELGTVISESGAEYIYILRIFGQVVAFMFVFSFVIVMRPASATGIALSFAEYAVAPFYHDCTPPELLVKCVAAAGILVLAIVNSMNVRLAMFIQVFSMVIKLVALGVIIIGGVVLLFKGNTDNFEDSFKGTNVEISSIGISLYQGLWSYDGWNTLNYVTEELKRPEVNLPRAVIIAIPMVTILYLLVNVSYLAAMTPRELMSSNAVAVTWGNKVLGSWGWVMSIAAALSAFGSLNGTFFSGGRVCFVAAREGHMPDILSMAHVNRLTPSPALIFTTAISLLVLIPGDFQSIVNFFSFTAWFFYAITLSGLLYLKIKKPELPRPYRVPIVIPILVIIAAIFLVLAPIIDNPAIEYLYVTLFIFSGVLFYVPFIHFKLCPGLLEKVTVFLQLFLEVAPADKNL
- the LOC129811826 gene encoding b(0,+)-type amino acid transporter 1-like isoform X2, with protein sequence MAETETERIQLKRELGLVSAVSLVAGTMIGSGIFMSPQFVLSYIGSPGASLIIWALSGLVVMLGALSYAELGTIIKESGGDFIYILRIYGQFPAFFVAFTFLLVVKPASIAAISLSFAEYAVAPFYQDCSPPQLIVKCAAVAAIMVVAMANILNVRLAMRIQVVFLVAKLFALTVIVIGGIVIIAQGNVAVQQNGFDGTNLGLSSIVMAFYQGLWSFAGWYNLNYVTEELKRPEVNLPRAVIIAIPMVTILYLLVNVSYLAAMTPRELMSSNAVAVTWGNKVLGSWGWVMSIAAALSAFGSLNGTFFSGGRVCFVAAREGHMPDILSMAHVNRLTPSPALIFTTAISLLVLIPGDFQSIVNFFSFTAWFFYAITLSGLLYLKIKKPELPRPYRVPIVIPILVIIAAIFLVLAPIIDNPAIEYLYVTLFIFSGVLFYVPFIHFKLCPGLLEKVTVFLQLFLEVAPADKNL